A DNA window from Aspergillus nidulans FGSC A4 chromosome I contains the following coding sequences:
- a CDS encoding mitochondrial 54S ribosomal protein YmL47 (transcript_id=CADANIAT00006687): MGSHLKYLARPQFACLQPTCMDHPKNSAAKLMHLPALGLRTSVPFLPLSRCFSTTSPALDWLTPKMAETSKSPKGRPHVPTGGSSRGTTVVWGDYGLRMKDHDRRLPAASLKIAEETIKRRLRGMNYTLYKRVSANIGVYTKGNEQRMGKGKGKFDYWTAKVAVSRIVFELKGDIHEKVAREAFRLAGHKLPGLWEFVNKGDPPVVGLTKLGNGVTLESLKRARRNPPLGTDKLSKPPKSTSSSPSASQ; this comes from the exons ATGGGGTCGCATCTCAAATATCTTGCACGGCCGCAATTTGCGTGCCTTCAGCCAACATGTATGGACCATCCAAAGAATTCTGCCGCTAAACTGATGCATCTTCCAGCACTAGGTCTGCGAACATCTGTACCCTTCCTTCCGCTGTCACGATGCTTCTCTACGACTTCGCCGGCTCTCGACTGGCTTACTCCCAAGATGGCGGAAACCTCAAAGTCGCCCAAGGGTCGTCCACATGTCCCGACCGGAGGATCATCACGAGGCACAACAGTAGTGTGGGGAGATTATGGACTACGGATGAAAGACCACGACCGCCGGTTGCCGGCTGCTTCCCTCAAGATTGCAGAAGAAACCATCAAGAGACGTTTGCGAGGAATGAATTACACTCTGTACAAGCGCGTGAGTGCCAACATTGGTGTCTACACCAAGGGTAATGAGCAGCGTATGGGTAAAGGAAAGGGTAAATTCGACTACTGGACTGCGAAGGTTGCTGTCAGCAGGATTGTCTTCGAGCTCAAGGGCGATATTCACGAGAAAGTTGCAAGGGAAGCGTTCCGTCTTGCAGGTCACAAGCTACCCG GTCTCTGGGAATTTGTGAATAAAGGTGATCCACCAGTTGTTGGCCTTACGAAGCTCGGCAATGGTGTCACATTGGAGAGCTTGAAGCGAGCTCGAAGAAACCCACCTCTAGGAACGGACAAATTGTCTAAACCCCCGAAGTCCACGTCCTCAAGCCCATCGGCATCGCAATAG
- a CDS encoding uncharacterized protein (transcript_id=CADANIAT00006688), with product MTDTKLMDIEAGGEQTQYEGVRQFSKTPEKQTGQLGYNLPHTKSQTRTTLAGDHSEAKAKREDSKLAHKLELGERTSGITGYTNESSDETEHDAAKSRREQGYGPGSGIGA from the exons ATGACCGACACTAAACTTATGGATATCGAGGCTGGCGGCGAACAAACACA GTATGAAGGGGTCCGGCAGTTTAGCAAGACACCAGAGAAACAGACTGGACAGCTAGGTT ACAACCTCCCACACACCAAAAGTCAAACGAGAACTACACTCGCCGGCGATCATAGCGAGGCAAAGGCGAAAAGGGAGGATTCTAAATTGGCGCACAAGCTCGAGCTTGGAGAGCGCACCTCTGGCATAACTGGATATACCAACGAGAGTTCG GACGAAACCGAACATGATGCCGCCAAGTCTAGGAGAGAACAAGGGTATGGGCCTGGCTCTGGGATTGGTGCGTAG